A single genomic interval of Christensenellaceae bacterium 44-20 harbors:
- a CDS encoding ribbon-helix-helix domain-containing protein — MATKRQRYMISVDDEMFKAIEDFRFERRFQTRSEATTELIRLGLEEIEKEKKAQEKNLYNMPTKNDSYLDNVYGEAAAFGGDSARIPVSKEALEELLRRSAKDEL; from the coding sequence ATGGCGACAAAGAGACAACGATATATGATTTCCGTAGACGATGAGATGTTTAAAGCGATTGAAGATTTTCGATTCGAGCGCCGCTTTCAAACACGCTCAGAAGCCACTACCGAACTTATTCGTCTCGGATTGGAAGAAATAGAAAAAGAAAAGAAGGCGCAAGAAAAGAATCTTTACAACATGCCTACCAAAAACGATAGCTATCTTGATAATGTTTATGGTGAGGCCGCGGCCTTCGGCGGTGATTCTGCAAGAATCCCCGTATCAAAAGAAGCTCTTGAAGAGCTTCTGCGGCGCTCGGCCAAGGATGAGTTGTAA